The Ornithorhynchus anatinus isolate Pmale09 chromosome X5, mOrnAna1.pri.v4, whole genome shotgun sequence nucleotide sequence ccctctccctgtccgcTCTGGTCGCACCCTCCTCAGTCACCCTTCGTCGTCACCGTCAtcgacgagaagcagcggggcctactgggtagagcccgggcctgggagtcggaaggacccgggttctaatcccggccgcgccCCTTCCCCGCCGGGGGACACCGgacaggtcgcttcacctctctgggcccgtcgcctcaactggaaaaaggggacgaagaccgcgagccccacgtgggacacggactgtacaCCCCACCTGACTTCCTCGtgtttagcccagcgcttagaacagcgcgtggcacgtagtgagcgcttaccaaataccatctattaaaaaaaaaaaaaggaagcgatggtatttatcgagcgcttattgagcgcagagctcggtacaagagagttgggaggCGGGCTCCCCGCCCGCGAGCTTTCAGCGTAGAGgacgccccctcctcacctctgaacACCATGTTGGCCTGGGGCAGGGTCAGCCGGTAGCCAAAGGAGAAGGCCGTGTCTCGCAGCCGCGTGTTTGCCTCGAACTCCACCCCGACTTGAACCTGGGCAGGCGGGACGGGTGGTCaaggagggccgggggtggggtggggggccgagcgggggcgggagaggagggggctctcACCTGATCGTTGGCCCCGTGGTAATAGCTGGCGTGGGCCCCGCCCGACCCCACGTTAAGCGTCGCCTCCCATCGTGGAGCTACGAGaacggggaagggcgggggggcggccgagccggggtcaGAGGGCGGCTAGACCGGCAggggccccgggggacccccggcccccgggccgtcCCTCCCCTCGcgccccggcccgtcccccgccGCCATACCCGAGTACTTCCCGGCCAGGGTCAGGATGGCCCCCTCTTCGCCCGGTCGCCGGTGATAGACCAGCTCCCCACCCAACACCAGCCGCCGCGTCAAGCTCTGCAGGAAGTGAGCGACCACGATCACTGGGAGGGGACACGGGACACGGGGGTCAGGGGGCGCCGGGGGGGttagcggagggggaggggaatagGTTTCGGGGAgcagccggaggcagggaggggggagaggccgaGGGGGCGCGCCGGGAGTTGGAGGGGAGgtcccccggggcctccccgtGGGACCGACGCggcgggcgaggggaggggcgggcggggaggagacgggggcgAACCGGCGGGTCGGGGAGGACgggaccgcccccctcccggccgacGGCGGGGAGCGGCGGGACCCGGGTTGAGACGGCGCGGGGTCCCCCTCACCCGACTCCCCCAGCAGATCCGGGTTCCCCAGCGTCAGGGTGGCCGTGTGGTCGTCCCCTCGATATTCCCCGTCGAACTGCCACGTCAGGAACTTGGCCTGCTGGGTCTAGGGGGAGGCAGGACAGAAGTCTTCCAGTCCTCCCCATCACTCAACCGACAGCACGTAACGAGAACCTACcgcgtactaggcgcttgggagaggacgacagaattaGAGGACGTGACCCCGGCTCTTCCGCAAATCCAGTCCCGTCTCCCTTGGACCGCCCCCAGCCTCCACACACACACGAAGACACCCCCGAGTCCCGGCCCTGGGTCCCGGGGCCGACGGCGGGGggatgaggggggggggggatcacctGGAAGACGGCCTTGGCCCGGAGGCGTTCGGCGACGAGGTGCAGGACGTGGGCGTTGAGGTTCCCGCTGCTGTCCACGTCCCCGACCAACACGGGGAACGCCTGGGGCGGAAGAGGTGAAACGGGCGGCCGATCTCACCACCCCCCGATCACCGGGACCCGACGCCGAGGCTTCAAGATGGCGCCCAGCCCCCTCACCGGGTAGGATGGGCACGGAAGAGATCTGGGACGTGGGGGGCCGCCGGACACGTGGGTCCTCCCagacctcccccgccccacccgctcACCCatacgccccccccccgccccgggggggggaccGGGGCTCCGACCACCCAGATCCTCACCTCGTTGGGTCCCAGCTGTCGGTCCCCGGCGTAGGCGGCGTGGAGGTGGTAGCCGGACTGGCCCACGGTGCTCATGTGCACCGTGTGGGTCACCTGAGGGCGGGCG carries:
- the TOMM40L gene encoding mitochondrial import receptor subunit TOM40B; this translates as MGNALGLGVGGRRSPRREEPLPNPGSFDELHRLCKDVFPPQIEGVKLVVNKTLSSHFQVTHTVHMSTVGQSGYHLHAAYAGDRQLGPNEAFPVLVGDVDSSGNLNAHVLHLVAERLRAKAVFQTQQAKFLTWQFDGEYRGDDHTATLTLGNPDLLGESVIVVAHFLQSLTRRLVLGGELVYHRRPGEEGAILTLAGKYSAPRWEATLNVGSGGAHASYYHGANDQVQVGVEFEANTRLRDTAFSFGYRLTLPQANMVFRGLLDSNWCVGAVLEKKLPPLPVTLALGAFLHHGRNRFHCGFSVTVG